The following are encoded in a window of Streptomyces sp. SAT1 genomic DNA:
- a CDS encoding outer membrane protein assembly factor BamB family protein produces MVDQLTQHDPRRIGPFEVLGRLGAGGMGLVYLARSASGRRVAIKTVRTELAEDQLFRVRFTREVEAARAVSGFYTAAVVDADPRAAVPWLATAYVPAPSLEEIVTECGPLPAQAVRWLAAGVAEALQSIHGAGLVHRDLKPSNVLVVEDGPRVIDFGIASGVSNTRLTMTNVAVGTPAYMSPEQAKDSRSVTGASDVFSLGSMLVFAATGHPPFHGANPVETVFMLLREGPDLEGLPDELRPLIESCMQMELAARPTPADLQSQLAPHLFGSGSDDSGTASAWLPAPAVGLIESRRGGRLLPPPPTSGGPANGARPPMAPPPPPSYDPAVPAPQAPPLPAMPAPVGAPDSGPVRLAGAAAPIGPGPRVADARAAAVKAPPPEASLAATWSKPRPGAAPVVPAASAAPPETAPGWRPWRFRMSNDVWGTPAVASDLVYVTSFEVHALDVATGRRRFKTRDVAWSMAVADGRVHASDGPTLFALNARDGADLWRLPTDAWVYTIQAERGTVVTGTRGGGVQAWEAAGGQKLWEITGCQTDFESPEAGPALHEGTVYVWQDARLRALEARTGEERWSYPIGDAASCGGVPVRITAAPDGYAYISAGTRVLAVDVANGHVRWHFEAPAVFLSPPAFVPGPAVAGGGVYLADYLGTVYALDAIDGRDRWRIATEARASVDPVLVAAGHVHVGSGKGLYTLDAVTGTPKWRFQSGGEIVGSPAVAEGRIHFGSTDRLLYTLKADDGRLRWKLATGGEITGSPVVRDGVVYACSKDRCVYALDAEKGTGTARTTA; encoded by the coding sequence GTGGTGGATCAGCTGACGCAGCACGATCCGCGGCGGATCGGTCCGTTCGAGGTGCTGGGACGGCTGGGCGCCGGCGGCATGGGACTGGTCTATCTCGCGCGCTCGGCGTCCGGCCGGCGGGTGGCGATCAAGACGGTCCGCACCGAGCTGGCCGAGGACCAGCTCTTCCGGGTCCGCTTCACCCGCGAGGTGGAGGCGGCGCGGGCGGTCTCCGGCTTCTACACGGCCGCGGTGGTGGACGCCGACCCGCGCGCCGCCGTGCCCTGGCTGGCCACCGCCTACGTGCCCGCGCCGTCGCTGGAGGAGATAGTGACCGAGTGCGGGCCGCTGCCCGCGCAGGCGGTGCGCTGGCTGGCGGCGGGCGTCGCCGAGGCGCTCCAGTCCATCCACGGCGCCGGGCTCGTGCACCGCGACCTCAAGCCGTCCAACGTGCTCGTCGTCGAGGACGGGCCGCGGGTGATCGACTTCGGTATCGCCTCCGGCGTCTCCAACACCCGCCTGACCATGACGAACGTCGCCGTGGGCACGCCCGCCTACATGTCGCCCGAGCAGGCCAAGGACTCGCGCAGCGTCACCGGCGCCAGCGATGTGTTCTCGCTCGGCTCCATGCTCGTCTTCGCCGCCACCGGACACCCGCCCTTCCACGGCGCCAACCCGGTCGAGACCGTCTTCATGCTGCTGCGCGAGGGCCCGGACCTCGAAGGGCTCCCGGACGAGCTGCGCCCGCTGATCGAGTCCTGCATGCAGATGGAGCTGGCGGCCCGGCCCACCCCCGCCGACCTCCAGTCGCAGCTCGCGCCGCACCTCTTCGGCTCCGGCTCCGACGACAGCGGCACCGCCTCCGCCTGGCTGCCCGCCCCGGCGGTCGGCCTGATCGAGTCCCGCCGCGGCGGACGCCTCCTCCCGCCGCCGCCCACCTCGGGCGGCCCGGCGAACGGCGCCCGGCCCCCGATGGCCCCGCCGCCCCCACCCTCCTACGACCCCGCCGTCCCGGCCCCGCAGGCGCCGCCGCTGCCCGCGATGCCCGCGCCGGTCGGCGCCCCCGACAGCGGCCCGGTGCGGCTGGCCGGCGCCGCCGCGCCCATCGGCCCCGGCCCGCGCGTCGCCGACGCCCGCGCCGCCGCGGTCAAGGCGCCGCCGCCGGAGGCGAGCCTCGCCGCCACCTGGTCCAAGCCCCGTCCCGGCGCGGCGCCCGTCGTCCCGGCCGCGTCCGCCGCGCCGCCGGAGACCGCGCCCGGCTGGCGCCCCTGGCGCTTCCGGATGTCCAACGACGTCTGGGGCACCCCGGCCGTCGCCTCCGACCTCGTCTACGTCACCTCCTTCGAGGTGCACGCCCTGGACGTGGCCACCGGCCGCCGCCGCTTCAAGACCCGGGACGTCGCCTGGTCCATGGCGGTCGCCGACGGCCGCGTGCACGCCTCCGACGGACCCACCCTGTTCGCGCTGAACGCCCGCGACGGCGCCGACCTGTGGCGGCTGCCGACCGACGCCTGGGTGTACACGATCCAGGCCGAGCGGGGCACGGTCGTCACCGGCACCCGCGGCGGCGGCGTCCAGGCGTGGGAGGCCGCCGGCGGCCAGAAGCTGTGGGAGATCACCGGCTGCCAGACCGACTTCGAGTCGCCCGAGGCGGGCCCCGCCCTGCACGAGGGCACCGTCTACGTCTGGCAGGACGCCCGGCTGCGCGCCCTGGAGGCCCGCACCGGCGAGGAGCGCTGGTCCTACCCGATCGGGGACGCGGCCTCCTGCGGCGGCGTCCCGGTGCGCATCACGGCGGCACCCGACGGCTACGCCTACATCTCGGCCGGCACCCGGGTCCTCGCCGTCGACGTGGCGAACGGCCATGTCCGCTGGCACTTCGAGGCGCCCGCCGTCTTCCTCTCGCCGCCCGCCTTCGTCCCGGGCCCGGCGGTCGCCGGCGGCGGCGTCTACCTCGCCGACTACCTCGGCACCGTCTACGCCCTGGACGCCATCGACGGCCGCGACCGCTGGCGGATCGCCACCGAGGCGCGGGCCTCCGTCGACCCGGTCCTGGTCGCCGCCGGGCATGTGCACGTCGGCAGCGGCAAGGGGCTCTACACCCTGGACGCGGTGACCGGCACGCCCAAGTGGCGCTTCCAGTCCGGCGGCGAGATCGTCGGCTCCCCGGCGGTCGCCGAGGGCCGTATCCACTTCGGCTCCACCGACCGCCTGCTCTACACGCTCAAGGCCGACGACGGCCGGCTGCGCTGGAAGCTGGCGACCGGCGGCGAGATCACCGGCTCACCGGTGGTCCGCGACGGCGTCGTCTACGCGTGCAGCAAGGACCGCTGCGTCTACGCCCTGGACGCCGAGAAGGGCACGGGCACGGCCCGCACCACCGCCTGA
- a CDS encoding VOC family protein translates to MAENRASAYTEGVPCWVDAQLPDTAAGRRFYGELFGWTFEEKEAYGGSVVALLEGEPVAALTPKSDGRMPTVWTVYFAAPDLGALAGRIRAGGGQLLGEPRQLGPYGTAVLAAGPEGAVFGLWQAGRHAGFGRRHRPGSFGWVQLYTRDTEGANTFYGGLFHAALFGPGARPDFGRAPVADVFPAEMPPHFLVHFLVEEAGAALDTVVRLGGRVQVPLFETSYGKVAVAADDQGASFAVMER, encoded by the coding sequence ATGGCCGAAAACAGGGCATCCGCGTACACGGAGGGCGTCCCCTGCTGGGTGGACGCACAGCTCCCCGACACCGCCGCGGGGCGGCGCTTCTACGGTGAGCTTTTCGGGTGGACCTTCGAGGAGAAGGAGGCGTACGGCGGCTCCGTCGTGGCACTGCTGGAGGGGGAGCCCGTCGCGGCGCTCACCCCGAAGTCGGACGGCCGGATGCCCACCGTCTGGACGGTGTACTTCGCCGCCCCGGACCTCGGGGCGCTGGCCGGGCGGATCCGGGCGGGCGGCGGGCAGCTCCTCGGCGAGCCCCGGCAGCTCGGCCCGTACGGCACCGCGGTGCTGGCCGCCGGTCCGGAGGGCGCCGTGTTCGGGCTGTGGCAGGCGGGGCGGCACGCGGGCTTCGGCCGCCGCCACCGGCCGGGCAGCTTCGGCTGGGTCCAGCTCTACACCCGCGACACCGAGGGCGCGAACACCTTCTACGGCGGCCTCTTCCACGCGGCCCTGTTCGGCCCCGGGGCCCGGCCCGACTTCGGCCGGGCCCCGGTCGCGGACGTCTTCCCGGCCGAGATGCCCCCGCACTTCCTCGTCCACTTCCTGGTCGAGGAGGCCGGTGCCGCCCTCGACACGGTCGTCCGGCTCGGCGGCCGGGTCCAGGTGCCGCTCTTCGAGACGTCGTACGGGAAGGTCGCGGTCGCCGCCGACGACCAGGGGGCGTCCTTCGCCGTCATGGAGCGGTGA
- a CDS encoding TetR family transcriptional regulator — MRTVDGRVAGRRGQATRQKLLDCLSEMLSSSPYRDVKVIDVARKAGTSPATFYQYFPDVEGAVLEIAEQMAAEGADLAGLLEGRSWTGKAGWQTAQEIVDGFLDFWRRNDAILRVVDLGAAEGDKRFYKLRMKILNAVNGSLADSVAELQSKGKVDKDVNPAAVAGSLVTMLAGVASHQKGFTSWGVKQAELKPNLALLVYLGVTGRKPTR; from the coding sequence GTGCGTACCGTCGACGGCCGCGTGGCCGGCCGGCGTGGGCAGGCGACCCGGCAGAAGCTGCTCGACTGCCTCAGCGAGATGCTCAGCTCCTCCCCCTACCGGGACGTCAAGGTCATCGATGTCGCCCGGAAGGCGGGCACTTCGCCCGCCACCTTCTACCAGTACTTCCCGGACGTCGAGGGCGCCGTCCTGGAGATCGCCGAGCAAATGGCCGCCGAGGGCGCCGATTTGGCCGGGCTGCTCGAAGGCAGGTCCTGGACCGGCAAGGCGGGCTGGCAGACGGCCCAGGAGATCGTCGACGGCTTCCTGGACTTCTGGCGCCGCAACGACGCGATCCTGCGCGTGGTCGACCTCGGGGCGGCCGAGGGCGACAAGCGCTTCTACAAGCTCCGTATGAAGATCCTGAACGCGGTGAACGGCTCCCTCGCGGATTCGGTCGCCGAACTCCAGTCCAAGGGCAAGGTCGACAAGGACGTGAACCCGGCCGCCGTCGCCGGTTCGCTGGTGACGATGCTCGCCGGTGTCGCCTCGCACCAGAAGGGCTTCACCTCCTGGGGCGTGAAGCAGGCCGAACTGAAGCCGAACCTCGCGCTGTTGGTGTACCTGGGCGTCACCGGCAGGAAGCCGACGAGATAG